AACCATTTCAGGAATAATAGTTGAACGCCTTGACCATGTTTTTATAACTTTGGCACCCCGACTTTCACTAACAGTCATAACTTTTTTTAATAAACTTTGTTCTATGTATGGACCTTTTTTTAACGACCGTGGCATATATTCTCCTGCAATACAAAATATGGCTTACCTTTAATAAGATATAGAAGATAAACAACGCCTTACTTTATTTCTGTGTGCGCTTTTTTACTATATAAATATTTGTTTTTTTATTCTTTCTTGTTTTATATCCTTTTGTCGGCATACCCCATGGACTGCAAGGATGACGTCCACCCGATGATCTGCCTTCTCCTCCACCCATCGGATGATCAACAGGGTTCATAGCAACTCCTCTGACTTTCGGCCTTCTTCCAAGCCATCGTGATCGTCCGGCTTTACCGATGGATATATTCTCATGAACGACATTACCAATCTGCCCTATCGTTGCCCTACAGTTCAAAAGAACCATCCTGACTTCTCCTGATGGCAATTTTACCAGAGCATACTTATCTTCTTTCGCCATAAGCTGAGCGAATGTACCGGCGCTCCTAACTATCTGTCCACCCTTACCTATGCGCAGTTCAATATTGTGTATATGAGTACCTAACGGTATACTGCTCAATGGCAGTGAGTTGCCCGGTTTAATATCAGCATCCGGACCGGATATAACAGTATCATCAACATTAAGATTCAAGGGAGCAAGAATATAGCGTTTTTCCCCATCAACATAATGAAGCAGTGCAATTCTGGCACTCCTATTGGGATCATATTCAATTGAAGCAACCCTTGCAGGAATCCCTGTTTTATCCCGCTTAAAATCAATTATCCTGTAATGCCTCTTACTTCCACCGCCAATGTGTCTGCTGGTAATACGGCCATGAACGTTACGGCCACCACTTTTATTTAAGGCTTTTACCAGGCTTTTTTCCGGTTTTGAGCGAGTAATTTCCTCAAATGTTGAATAAACCTGGAAGCGTCTTCCGGGAGATGTTGGTTTTACTTTCTTTACAGCCATGCTATACTCCTAAATCTATACCCCTTCAAAAAATTCAATACGCTCACCAGGCATGAGTCTGACAACAGCCTTTTTATAATCATTACGTTTTCCAAGAATTCTACCTCTGCGTTTGAATTTTCCCATAACCTGAATCGTTTTTACACCAGCGACTTTGACTTTAAAAATATCTTCGACCGCTTTTTTAATTTCGACCCTGTTTGCTTTACGGTCAACTTCAAAAGTAATCTGGTTAGCTAATTCTTTTTGAATCGTGCTTTTTTCAGTAATCAAGGGCCTTTTTATAATATCGTAACTAATCATGCCGACAACCTCCCTTCAATACCTTTTATTGAAGACTCAAGCAAAATAAGTTTTTCGTACTTCAAGATATCATAAACATTTAAGCCTTCGAATCTCATTACCTTAATATCAGGTACATTCCTCGAAGAAAGTTCAAGACTTTCATTTGTTTTTTCTGTAACAATCAATGCTTTTTTGACCTTAAGAATGTCAAGAACAGAAATAAAACTTTTTGTTTTTGCTTTCTCAAGTTCAAATTTATCAAGGACAAGAATATTATTATTAATTATCTTGCTGCTTAACGCCATCTTAAGCGCAAGTTTTTTTATTTTCTTGGGAACTTTGTAAGAATATGATCTCGGATCAGGCCCGAATATCGAACCTCCTCCTCTTAACAAGGGGGATTTGATATCACCTCTGCGCGCCCTGCCGGTTCCTTTTTGCCGAAAAAGTTTTCTTGTACTACCCCTGACATCGCTGCGATGTTTTACAGAAGCACTGCCTGCACGTTTACAGGCAAGCTGCATAGTAACAACTTCATGCAGCACACTGGATTTAACAGGAATATTGAATATACTCTCTGCAAGCTCAAGTTGCGAAACTTTTTCCCCGTTTAAATTGTAAACATCTATAAGTGACATAATCTACCCGTCCTAATCAATTTGCTTTTTAACTCTTTATCCTAAAGCAAAATTCATCATGCTAATTTATTTAAAATATTTGGCTTTAAGACAGAAATCAGGCCTGATTTTGGCCCCGGCACAGCTCCTTTAAGCAATATTAAATTATCGTTTTCCCTGATATCAATGATCTCTAAATTCCGCATAGTCTGCTTTGTGCATCCATAATGACCCGGAAGTTTTTTGCCTTTAAAAACCCTTGAAGGCCAAGCACTCGCACCTATAGATCCTGGAATTCTGTGGCTGTGACTACCATGCGTTTTTCTTCCACCGGCAAATCCATGCCTTTTAATTACACCGGCAAAACCCCTTCCTTTTATGATACCTGTTACATGCACCAAATCGCCGACATTAAACATTT
The Pseudomonadota bacterium genome window above contains:
- the rplB gene encoding 50S ribosomal protein L2; protein product: MAVKKVKPTSPGRRFQVYSTFEEITRSKPEKSLVKALNKSGGRNVHGRITSRHIGGGSKRHYRIIDFKRDKTGIPARVASIEYDPNRSARIALLHYVDGEKRYILAPLNLNVDDTVISGPDADIKPGNSLPLSSIPLGTHIHNIELRIGKGGQIVRSAGTFAQLMAKEDKYALVKLPSGEVRMVLLNCRATIGQIGNVVHENISIGKAGRSRWLGRRPKVRGVAMNPVDHPMGGGEGRSSGGRHPCSPWGMPTKGYKTRKNKKTNIYIVKKRTQK
- the rplD gene encoding 50S ribosomal protein L4, which encodes MSLIDVYNLNGEKVSQLELAESIFNIPVKSSVLHEVVTMQLACKRAGSASVKHRSDVRGSTRKLFRQKGTGRARRGDIKSPLLRGGGSIFGPDPRSYSYKVPKKIKKLALKMALSSKIINNNILVLDKFELEKAKTKSFISVLDILKVKKALIVTEKTNESLELSSRNVPDIKVMRFEGLNVYDILKYEKLILLESSIKGIEGRLSA
- the rplW gene encoding 50S ribosomal protein L23, which encodes MISYDIIKRPLITEKSTIQKELANQITFEVDRKANRVEIKKAVEDIFKVKVAGVKTIQVMGKFKRRGRILGKRNDYKKAVVRLMPGERIEFFEGV
- the rplC gene encoding 50S ribosomal protein L3; protein product: MCRGLIGKKLGMTVTFSSEGKCVPVTVLKVGPCVVTQIKTNETDGYNALQVAFGEKKQTRINKPVKGQLKKGGVESCEYIREFSVENPEEYKLGQVLNVEMFNVGDLVHVTGIIKGRGFAGVIKRHGFAGGRKTHGSHSHRIPGSIGASAWPSRVFKGKKLPGHYGCTKQTMRNLEIIDIRENDNLILLKGAVPGPKSGLISVLKPNILNKLA